One Bacteroidales bacterium DNA window includes the following coding sequences:
- a CDS encoding PqqD family protein: protein MSIFSKKNKTNINYLELIPHTIHNHKIEEDGLVTVLVPRFTSKFWSKYFLSIMKNKYINLKLDELGSATWLMLDGKNRVDTICNELNEKFGEKINPVEERVTKFLTQLYLNKFINFNDFKNNKEK from the coding sequence ATGAGTATTTTTAGTAAAAAAAATAAAACAAATATTAATTATCTTGAGCTAATACCTCATACTATTCATAATCACAAAATAGAAGAAGATGGTTTGGTAACTGTCTTAGTACCTCGCTTTACAAGTAAATTCTGGAGTAAATATTTTTTATCAATAATGAAAAACAAATATATTAATTTAAAACTTGATGAACTTGGCTCTGCCACATGGTTAATGCTCGACGGTAAAAATAGAGTTGACACAATATGTAATGAATTGAATGAAAAGTTTGGCGAAAAAATCAATCCGGTTGAAGAGAGAGTGACAAAATTTTTAACACAATTATATTTAAATAAATTTATAAATTTTAATGATTTTAAAAACAATAAGGAGAAATAA
- the rodA gene encoding rod shape-determining protein RodA produces the protein MREQKHIFQNIDWLMIIIYLLLVFIGWLNIYASCYNEERKNIMDMSQKYGKELIWIGSALFIALVILIIDGKFYSAFAYIIYGLAMLFLISVLFLGNKTSGAQSWFQIGEFKLQPAEFAKFATNLAIARYLSSFDIKLKDTKTKFMLGVLLGIPLISIILQNDTGSALVFMAFFLIFYREGLTGNVVLLLGLLIITLFLMTLLIDKFILSSIIGCLLILIYLLFRKAKKIIMYLSFVLVLSVGFVFSVDYIFNDVLESHQKDRINVLLGKKVDPKGVGYNVNQSKIAIGSGGFLGKGFLQGTQTKFDFVPEQSTDFIFCTVGEEWGFVGSIIVIGLFLGLIVRIVFVAERQRSAFVRIYGYGVASVLFFHIVVNIGMTIGIVPVIGIPLPFFSYGGSSLWAFTILLFIFIKLDAYRLMLL, from the coding sequence ATGAGAGAACAGAAACACATATTTCAGAACATTGACTGGCTGATGATAATAATTTATTTGTTGCTTGTTTTTATCGGATGGCTGAATATATACGCTTCATGTTACAATGAGGAGCGTAAAAACATTATGGATATGTCACAGAAGTATGGAAAAGAGCTTATATGGATTGGTTCGGCTTTATTTATTGCACTTGTAATTCTGATTATTGATGGAAAATTTTATTCGGCTTTTGCCTATATCATTTATGGTTTGGCAATGTTGTTTCTTATTTCAGTTTTATTTTTAGGAAACAAAACTTCCGGTGCCCAGTCATGGTTTCAGATAGGTGAATTTAAACTTCAGCCGGCAGAGTTTGCGAAATTCGCTACAAATCTTGCTATTGCCAGATACCTTAGTTCTTTTGATATAAAGTTAAAAGACACTAAAACAAAATTTATGCTCGGCGTTTTATTGGGAATACCATTAATCTCTATTATACTTCAGAATGATACCGGCTCTGCATTGGTGTTTATGGCGTTTTTCCTTATATTTTACAGGGAAGGTTTAACAGGTAATGTGGTTTTACTTCTCGGTTTACTTATCATTACACTTTTTCTGATGACTTTACTCATTGATAAATTTATTCTGAGTTCAATAATCGGGTGCCTTTTAATACTGATATATTTATTATTCAGAAAAGCAAAAAAAATAATAATGTATTTGTCTTTTGTGTTGGTATTGAGTGTAGGATTTGTTTTCAGTGTGGATTATATTTTTAATGATGTCCTTGAATCACACCAAAAAGACAGAATAAATGTTCTTCTTGGCAAAAAAGTTGACCCTAAAGGTGTAGGGTATAATGTTAATCAATCCAAAATCGCAATTGGTTCCGGAGGATTTCTGGGAAAGGGCTTTTTGCAAGGCACACAAACAAAATTTGATTTTGTTCCCGAACAAAGTACCGATTTTATTTTTTGTACAGTAGGTGAAGAGTGGGGGTTTGTCGGAAGTATTATAGTTATTGGTTTATTTCTCGGGCTGATTGTCAGGATTGTTTTCGTTGCCGAGAGGCAACGTTCGGCATTCGTCAGAATATACGGATATGGCGTGGCTTCGGTGTTGTTTTTTCATATTGTTGTGAATATAGGAATGACAATCGGAATAGTTCCTGTTATTGGGATACCACTGCCCTTCTTTAGTTACGGCGGCTCTTCACTTTGGGCTTTTACAATTTTACTTTTTATTTTTATTAAACTTGATGCGTACAGGTTGATGTTGCTGTAA
- a CDS encoding SagB/ThcOx family dehydrogenase, whose amino-acid sequence MKNKIKLILITIMANLQIINAQDIILPKPDTTGGKPLMEAFKKRSSNRSFSSKDLSLQELSNLLWAADGISHANGKRTAPSANAKYYISIYAALKSGVYLYDVTTHSLKQLFKNDIREKTGTQDFNKIAPVNLIYVGEGSKFGKADETRKMLYYGVDTGSIAENVYLYCASAGLSNVIKGMFDREMLTKELQLKDDQYITFTHAVGYSGE is encoded by the coding sequence ATGAAAAATAAAATCAAACTAATCCTAATTACAATTATGGCAAACTTACAAATTATAAATGCGCAGGACATAATTTTACCAAAGCCCGATACAACAGGCGGAAAGCCATTAATGGAAGCATTTAAAAAACGTTCAAGCAACCGTAGTTTCAGCAGCAAGGATTTGTCGCTGCAGGAATTATCAAACCTGCTTTGGGCGGCTGACGGAATTAGCCATGCAAACGGAAAGCGAACAGCACCAAGTGCAAATGCCAAATACTATATAAGCATTTATGCAGCTCTCAAATCGGGTGTTTATTTGTATGATGTAACTACTCACTCTTTAAAACAATTATTTAAAAATGATATTCGTGAAAAAACAGGTACTCAGGATTTCAATAAAATTGCCCCTGTTAATTTAATTTACGTTGGAGAAGGCTCGAAGTTTGGAAAAGCCGATGAAACGCGTAAAATGCTTTATTACGGGGTTGACACCGGCTCTATTGCCGAAAATGTTTATTTGTATTGTGCTTCTGCAGGTCTCAGCAATGTCATTAAAGGTATGTTCGACAGGGAAATGCTCACAAAAGAACTGCAGTTAAAAGACGACCAATACATAACATTTACACATGCTGTAGGATATTCCGGGGAATGA
- a CDS encoding peptidase U32 family protein — translation MAAIQAGADSVYFGVENLNMRSRSSINFTLKDLEEISKTCRKNKVKSYVTVNTIIYDSEIEQMKAIIDAAKKNKINAIIASDQSAINYANKVGMEVHISTQCNVSNIESVEFYSRYADVMVTARELSLKQIASIIKEIEKRKIKGPSGKLVKIEIFAHGALCMAISGKCYLSLHTQGSSANRGACIQPCRRKYFVTDADEGVEIKIDNQYIMSPKDLCTIGFIDKIIKAGVKILKIEGRGRSPEYVKTVTQCYREAVDAYFAGNYEQDKINRWMGKLGTVYNRGFWDGYYLGKKLGDWTECYGSQATKQKIYVGKITNYFSKLKVAEVKIETSFLNICDEVIITGQTTGVAELKIQEIRANLKKVKKTVKGDICSIPVPQLVRRNDKLYKIIDVEEF, via the coding sequence ATGGCTGCAATACAAGCCGGAGCCGATTCGGTTTATTTTGGTGTCGAAAATCTTAATATGCGTTCAAGGTCATCAATAAATTTTACACTTAAAGACCTTGAAGAAATTTCAAAAACTTGCAGGAAAAATAAAGTAAAATCTTACGTTACCGTAAATACAATAATTTATGATAGCGAAATTGAACAAATGAAAGCCATAATTGATGCTGCAAAAAAAAATAAAATAAATGCAATCATTGCATCCGACCAGTCGGCAATAAATTATGCAAACAAAGTTGGAATGGAAGTTCATATTTCCACTCAATGCAATGTTTCGAATATTGAATCTGTTGAATTTTATTCCAGATATGCAGATGTGATGGTAACTGCCAGAGAATTGTCATTAAAACAAATTGCTTCAATTATCAAAGAAATTGAAAAAAGAAAAATAAAAGGACCTTCGGGAAAGCTTGTAAAGATTGAAATTTTTGCACATGGTGCTTTATGTATGGCAATATCAGGCAAATGTTATTTGAGTTTGCATACTCAGGGTTCATCGGCAAACAGGGGCGCCTGCATACAGCCATGTCGCAGAAAATATTTTGTAACCGATGCTGACGAAGGCGTGGAAATTAAAATTGACAACCAATATATAATGTCGCCTAAAGATTTATGCACAATAGGTTTCATTGACAAAATCATTAAGGCAGGCGTAAAAATATTAAAAATTGAGGGAAGAGGTCGTTCACCTGAATATGTAAAAACAGTTACACAATGTTATCGCGAGGCGGTTGATGCTTATTTCGCAGGGAATTATGAGCAGGATAAAATTAACAGATGGATGGGAAAGTTAGGAACTGTTTACAATCGCGGGTTTTGGGATGGCTACTATTTGGGAAAAAAACTCGGGGATTGGACTGAATGCTACGGCTCGCAAGCTACAAAACAAAAAATATATGTCGGGAAAATCACAAATTACTTTTCAAAACTTAAGGTTGCTGAGGTTAAAATTGAAACAAGTTTCCTGAATATATGCGATGAAGTCATAATCACAGGTCAAACCACAGGTGTTGCTGAATTAAAAATTCAGGAAATAAGAGCGAATTTAAAAAAAGTTAAAAAAACCGTAAAGGGAGATATTTGTTCTATTCCGGTTCCACAACTCGTCAGAAGAAATGATAAACTCTATAAAATTATTGACGTGGAAGAGTTTTGA
- a CDS encoding GtrA family protein translates to MFPEKVPEKIDFMTAINFSEDFVFKFIRFCVVGFTGVFIDFGITFLCKEIIKIQKYVSNATGFTIAATSNYFLNRWWTFHSGNPDIVVEYSKFLFISIIGLGINMLILWILVSKYNRHFYLSKLFAIAIVTIWNFFANVAYTFC, encoded by the coding sequence TTGTTTCCTGAAAAAGTGCCTGAAAAAATTGATTTTATGACAGCTATTAATTTTAGTGAGGATTTCGTTTTTAAATTCATTCGGTTTTGTGTGGTGGGTTTTACAGGTGTTTTCATTGACTTCGGAATCACTTTTTTATGTAAAGAAATTATTAAAATTCAGAAATACGTTTCTAATGCAACGGGCTTTACAATAGCTGCAACAAGCAATTACTTTCTGAACAGATGGTGGACATTTCACAGTGGAAATCCTGATATAGTTGTTGAGTATTCCAAATTTTTGTTTATTTCAATAATCGGACTTGGAATAAATATGCTTATTCTGTGGATACTTGTTAGCAAGTATAACCGCCACTTTTACCTTTCAAAACTTTTTGCAATAGCAATAGTTACAATCTGGAATTTTTTCGCAAATGTGGCATATACGTTTTGCTGA
- a CDS encoding aminoacyl-histidine dipeptidase, which translates to MAKVLNNLKPQPLWDLFEEICNVPHPSKHEKKLAEFVLDFAKNNGIEAATDQAGNVILRKPATPGKENLKGVIMQSHLDMVPQKNSDIPHDFEKDPIKPRIEGEWVKATGTTLGADNGIGMAASLAVMAAKDIEHGPLECLITVDEETGMTGAFELKPGLFKGDILLNLDSEDHGELFIGCAGGINTSAKLPFKKEPVDKSMTSFKIAVKGLKGGHSGLDINLGRGNANKIINRILFESANKFGLRVAEINGGTLRNAIPREAFATIVLPANQKDAFAKFVKEFEKIVKNELATTDPEVVFLVETTNLPDAVMDLQSQQKFLNAIYACPNGVFGMSADMIGLVETSNNLAIVKSENNAVCIETLQRSSVESQKEDIAAMLKSVFTLAGAEVVQSGSYPGWKPNVNSPILQVMKDVYNKLYGNVPAINAVHAGLECGLLGSVYPNWDMISFGPTIRSPHSPDERVQIESVGKFWNYLVETLKNIPKK; encoded by the coding sequence ATGGCAAAAGTTTTAAATAACCTAAAACCACAACCTTTGTGGGACTTGTTTGAGGAAATTTGTAATGTTCCTCATCCATCAAAACATGAAAAAAAATTAGCTGAATTTGTTCTTGATTTTGCAAAAAATAACGGCATAGAAGCAGCTACCGATCAGGCAGGGAATGTTATATTACGAAAACCCGCTACACCCGGAAAAGAAAATTTAAAAGGTGTAATTATGCAAAGTCATCTTGACATGGTACCACAAAAAAACAGCGATATTCCGCATGATTTTGAGAAAGACCCTATAAAACCTCGTATCGAAGGTGAATGGGTTAAAGCTACCGGAACTACGCTTGGTGCTGACAACGGAATAGGAATGGCTGCTTCGCTCGCAGTTATGGCAGCAAAAGATATTGAACACGGACCACTTGAATGTCTTATTACAGTTGATGAAGAAACAGGAATGACAGGCGCGTTTGAATTAAAACCGGGCTTATTTAAAGGAGATATTTTGTTAAATCTTGATTCGGAAGACCATGGTGAATTATTTATAGGATGTGCCGGTGGTATTAATACTTCGGCAAAGCTTCCATTCAAAAAAGAACCTGTTGATAAAAGCATGACTTCATTTAAAATTGCTGTTAAAGGATTAAAAGGCGGACATTCAGGATTAGATATTAATCTTGGCAGAGGGAATGCAAATAAAATCATTAACCGTATTCTTTTTGAAAGTGCAAATAAATTTGGTTTGAGAGTTGCCGAAATAAACGGAGGAACACTTCGAAATGCAATTCCACGCGAAGCATTTGCAACAATTGTGCTTCCTGCAAATCAAAAAGATGCCTTTGCAAAATTTGTAAAAGAATTTGAAAAAATCGTTAAAAATGAATTGGCAACTACCGACCCCGAAGTAGTTTTTCTAGTTGAAACTACCAATCTTCCCGATGCTGTTATGGATTTGCAATCGCAGCAAAAATTCCTGAATGCCATTTATGCATGTCCTAATGGAGTTTTTGGAATGAGTGCTGACATGATTGGTTTAGTTGAAACATCAAACAATCTTGCAATTGTTAAATCTGAAAATAACGCTGTTTGTATTGAAACTCTTCAGAGAAGTTCCGTTGAATCACAAAAAGAAGATATAGCTGCAATGCTCAAAAGTGTATTCACTCTTGCCGGAGCAGAAGTGGTGCAATCGGGCTCATATCCGGGATGGAAACCAAATGTTAATTCTCCTATTCTTCAGGTGATGAAAGACGTTTATAATAAACTATACGGTAATGTTCCGGCAATTAATGCTGTTCATGCCGGACTGGAATGTGGTTTGCTTGGCAGTGTATATCCAAACTGGGATATGATTTCTTTCGGACCAACCATCCGCTCTCCTCACTCACCCGATGAAAGAGTGCAAATTGAATCAGTTGGAAAATTCTGGAATTATTTAGTTGAAACATTAAAAAATATCCCGAAAAAATAA
- a CDS encoding oligopeptide transporter, OPT family, whose amino-acid sequence MENTSEQKKFVPFVSPETNMAEFTLRALIIGLIMSVVLGAANAYLGLKAGMTIAATYPAAVIGMAILKAMKGSILEENIARTVGSIGESVAAGAIFTLPGFFVAGIWRPFFTPGHYLTSTLILISGGVLGIMFVALLRRVMVEDHELPFPESVAAAEIHKAGRNTGGGSKFLFGAMLGGAVIKILGDLKFFAASWEKFIVFSKQTITGTTISGKGGLLLSSPGISPAYMGVGYIIGPKLASLNFSGGLIAWGLLAPIILYFLGPSLDFNAWAAYLMSKDASLTMDVALNKVNDPSFQMSQIWRFIVRPIAIGGMLMGAGFTLFKMRKSLTAGIVRSIGDVKKAAAGTSEVTPRNEKDISFTWIMLGIIGVAIATFCITFFIFDTSFIVAFAAATVLIILAFFFGAVSGYLVGIMGSSNNPISGLTLTALVVTALILVALGVQGQAGVAAVLGVAAIVCVSAAVAGEMLQDLKAGHILGGTPWKMQIGDILGVVLAGCVMFGVLIILNEGDIAKGVKEGYEGGFGSKNLSAPQASLMAMLSKGIVGGQMAWPLIIVGMMMGLGFILMQVKSPMLVSVGMYLPLETTFAIFLGGVIKGIVELYNDRKKHNEAQKARVENTGVLLAAGFIAGEAIMGLVFALFYFLRIDLPVIFKNPSFLVSILVLIIIGFVLVRIPIKNAGRPDEPAPPTANF is encoded by the coding sequence ATGGAAAATACTTCAGAACAAAAGAAATTTGTGCCTTTTGTTTCACCCGAAACAAACATGGCTGAATTTACATTAAGAGCATTGATTATAGGTCTTATAATGTCGGTGGTTCTTGGTGCAGCTAACGCATATCTTGGATTGAAAGCCGGTATGACTATTGCTGCTACTTATCCTGCTGCCGTTATTGGAATGGCTATTTTAAAAGCAATGAAAGGCAGTATTCTTGAAGAAAACATTGCCCGTACAGTTGGCTCAATAGGCGAATCAGTTGCTGCCGGAGCAATATTCACATTGCCGGGATTTTTTGTTGCCGGAATTTGGCGTCCGTTCTTTACTCCCGGTCATTATCTTACTTCAACTCTTATTTTGATTAGCGGTGGTGTTCTTGGAATTATGTTTGTTGCCTTGCTTAGAAGAGTGATGGTAGAAGACCACGAACTTCCTTTTCCAGAATCAGTTGCTGCTGCTGAAATTCACAAAGCAGGACGTAATACCGGCGGAGGTTCAAAATTCCTTTTTGGTGCAATGCTCGGCGGCGCAGTGATTAAAATTCTTGGTGATTTAAAATTCTTTGCTGCTTCATGGGAAAAATTTATTGTTTTCTCGAAACAAACAATTACAGGAACAACTATTAGCGGTAAAGGTGGCTTATTGCTTAGCTCTCCCGGAATCAGTCCCGCATACATGGGTGTTGGATATATAATAGGTCCAAAACTTGCTTCCTTGAATTTCAGTGGAGGATTAATAGCTTGGGGTCTTTTAGCTCCGATTATTCTTTATTTTTTAGGACCTTCTCTTGATTTTAACGCATGGGCGGCTTACCTCATGTCAAAAGATGCTTCTCTGACAATGGATGTAGCATTAAATAAAGTTAATGACCCTTCATTTCAAATGAGTCAGATATGGAGGTTTATTGTTCGTCCCATCGCAATTGGCGGTATGTTAATGGGTGCGGGCTTTACACTGTTTAAAATGAGGAAGAGTTTGACAGCAGGTATCGTAAGGTCGATAGGAGATGTAAAAAAAGCTGCTGCCGGCACATCGGAAGTAACTCCAAGAAACGAAAAAGATATTAGCTTTACATGGATTATGCTCGGTATTATCGGTGTTGCAATAGCCACATTTTGTATAACATTCTTTATTTTTGATACTTCTTTCATTGTTGCATTTGCTGCTGCTACGGTACTTATAATTCTTGCATTTTTCTTTGGTGCAGTTTCCGGATATCTTGTAGGTATTATGGGTTCGAGCAATAATCCTATCAGCGGATTAACTTTAACTGCGTTAGTTGTTACTGCCTTAATTCTTGTTGCTCTTGGTGTGCAAGGTCAGGCAGGTGTTGCAGCAGTTCTGGGAGTTGCAGCAATTGTTTGCGTTTCTGCTGCTGTTGCAGGTGAAATGCTGCAGGATTTGAAAGCCGGACATATTCTTGGCGGTACTCCTTGGAAAATGCAGATTGGTGATATATTAGGGGTTGTACTTGCGGGCTGTGTGATGTTTGGAGTTTTAATAATTTTAAATGAAGGTGATATTGCAAAAGGTGTAAAAGAAGGATATGAAGGCGGTTTCGGAAGCAAAAATTTATCGGCGCCACAGGCAAGCTTGATGGCAATGCTTTCAAAAGGTATTGTTGGCGGACAAATGGCGTGGCCTCTTATAATTGTCGGCATGATGATGGGATTGGGATTTATTTTAATGCAGGTTAAAAGCCCTATGCTTGTTAGTGTTGGTATGTATCTGCCGCTTGAAACTACTTTTGCTATTTTCCTTGGTGGCGTTATTAAAGGTATTGTTGAACTTTATAATGACAGGAAAAAACATAATGAAGCGCAAAAAGCAAGAGTTGAAAACACAGGCGTGTTACTTGCTGCGGGCTTTATTGCCGGTGAAGCAATTATGGGATTGGTATTTGCACTTTTCTATTTCTTAAGAATTGATTTACCTGTTATTTTCAAGAACCCATCATTTTTAGTTAGCATATTGGTTTTAATAATTATCGGATTCGTTTTGGTGAGAATACCTATTAAAAATGCAGGAAGACCAGATGAACCTGCTCCTCCAACGGCTAATTTTTAA
- the dprA gene encoding DNA-processing protein DprA, protein MLTYKIGITLIPGVGDITAKKLIAYCGGIENVFKEKKAHLVRIPGISDITAKAIITQNILKRAEEEIRFIEKYKITPLFFLDKDYPERLKNCSDSPVILYYKGNACLNVQKTLAIVGTRKATEYGKEICKKIIEELSSLDVFIVSGLAYGIDICAHKTALENNLKTVAVLGHGLDMIYPSVHKPVAEKMLKNGGILTEFISKTKPDIPNFPKRNRIIAGMADAVLVIETKERGGSLITSEIANSYNRDVFAVPGRINDEYSRGCHYLIKTNKAALVESARDIIYFMNWEDKQNKKGNIQKKLFVEMSDDEKIIMNFLNENESLPIDAICYKTELGHGRISAALLNLEFSGLLKSLPGKIYKRI, encoded by the coding sequence TTGTTAACATACAAAATCGGCATAACGCTAATTCCCGGAGTGGGTGATATTACTGCAAAAAAATTAATTGCTTATTGCGGAGGAATTGAAAATGTTTTTAAGGAAAAGAAAGCGCATTTGGTCAGAATTCCCGGAATAAGTGATATTACGGCAAAAGCTATAATCACTCAGAATATCCTGAAAAGAGCCGAAGAAGAAATACGGTTTATTGAAAAATACAAAATCACTCCTTTGTTTTTTCTTGATAAGGATTATCCTGAAAGATTAAAAAACTGCTCTGACAGTCCGGTAATTCTTTATTATAAAGGCAATGCTTGTCTGAATGTTCAGAAAACACTTGCAATTGTCGGTACCCGTAAAGCCACTGAATATGGAAAAGAAATATGCAAAAAAATTATCGAAGAATTGAGTTCTCTTGATGTATTTATTGTCAGCGGGCTTGCTTATGGAATTGATATATGCGCACATAAAACGGCTCTTGAAAACAATCTGAAAACCGTTGCTGTGCTTGGTCATGGACTCGATATGATTTATCCTTCGGTACATAAACCAGTTGCAGAAAAAATGCTCAAGAATGGTGGCATATTAACCGAATTCATTAGTAAAACAAAGCCGGATATTCCGAACTTTCCGAAGAGAAACCGCATTATTGCCGGCATGGCAGATGCAGTGCTTGTTATTGAAACAAAAGAAAGAGGCGGTTCGTTAATTACCTCGGAAATTGCCAATAGTTACAACCGCGATGTATTTGCTGTTCCCGGGCGAATAAACGATGAATATTCAAGAGGATGCCATTATCTCATAAAAACAAATAAAGCCGCTCTTGTTGAATCTGCACGCGATATTATTTATTTCATGAACTGGGAAGACAAACAAAATAAAAAAGGAAATATTCAAAAAAAATTATTTGTTGAAATGTCAGATGATGAAAAAATAATAATGAACTTCCTGAATGAAAATGAAAGCTTGCCGATTGATGCTATATGTTATAAAACAGAACTCGGTCATGGCAGGATTTCAGCAGCATTATTAAATCTTGAGTTCTCTGGGCTTCTGAAAAGTTTGCCGGGAAAGATTTATAAACGAATTTAA
- the argS gene encoding arginine--tRNA ligase, whose product MRIEEIISKNVAAIIKKLYNKDIEVSENFIQKTKEEFDGDITLVVFSFAKIIGGSPEKIAEEIGTEFKNNLSEISDFNVIKGFLNLKINDNYWLEYFADNNKEKNYGFSKTKKEETIMIEYCSPNTNKPLHLGHIRNCFLGHSISEILKANGSKVIKANLVNDRGIHICKTMLAWQKWGSDDAPEHNDIKGDHFVGNYYVLFEKNYKSEIDELVAKGISEEEAKKQAGLILQAQELLKKWEDRDIDTINLWRKMNNWVYAGFEETYTALDISFDKVYHESETYITGKKIIEDGLKKGVFFEKEDGSVWIDLTADGYDEKLLLRADKTSVYITQDLGTALERTNEFNLSKMIYIVGNEQDYHFAILKIILKKLGYNWADNIFHLSYGMVELPSGKMKSREGKVVDADDLINEMLETARNITKELGKIEGMSFEEAQDLYRKIGLGALKYFILKIDPKKNMLFSPDESIDFNGNTAPFIQYTFARIQSILRKSESMEIKPVLAQGIALNEKEKELIKLIYYFPQIIKQAAEEYSPAVIANYAYTLAKEYNQFYHDYPILKAENESSMNFRLILSAFIAEVIKSSLKLLGIDVPYRM is encoded by the coding sequence GTGAGAATAGAGGAAATTATTTCGAAAAATGTTGCGGCAATAATTAAAAAGCTTTACAATAAAGATATTGAAGTATCTGAAAATTTTATTCAAAAAACAAAAGAAGAATTTGACGGCGATATTACTCTTGTTGTTTTTTCGTTTGCAAAAATTATTGGCGGAAGTCCCGAAAAAATTGCCGAAGAAATAGGAACGGAGTTTAAAAATAATTTGAGTGAAATTTCGGATTTCAATGTAATCAAAGGATTTCTGAATTTAAAAATCAACGATAATTACTGGCTTGAATATTTTGCAGATAATAATAAAGAAAAAAATTATGGTTTTTCAAAAACAAAAAAAGAAGAAACCATAATGATTGAATACTGTTCGCCAAATACCAACAAACCATTACATCTTGGTCACATACGGAATTGCTTTCTTGGACATTCAATATCGGAAATTTTAAAAGCAAACGGCTCTAAAGTTATTAAAGCAAATCTTGTAAACGACCGCGGAATACATATCTGCAAAACCATGCTCGCATGGCAGAAATGGGGAAGCGATGATGCTCCCGAGCATAATGACATCAAAGGCGACCATTTTGTTGGCAATTATTATGTATTGTTTGAAAAGAATTATAAAAGCGAAATTGATGAACTTGTTGCAAAAGGAATTTCCGAAGAAGAAGCAAAAAAACAAGCCGGTTTGATTTTGCAGGCACAGGAACTTTTAAAAAAATGGGAAGATAGAGATATAGACACAATAAATCTCTGGAGAAAAATGAACAATTGGGTTTATGCGGGCTTTGAAGAGACATACACTGCTCTTGACATCAGCTTCGATAAAGTTTATCACGAATCGGAAACTTATATTACCGGAAAAAAAATTATTGAAGACGGATTGAAAAAAGGAGTGTTTTTTGAAAAAGAAGACGGCTCGGTTTGGATTGACCTTACTGCCGACGGATATGATGAAAAACTCCTGCTGCGTGCCGACAAAACTTCGGTTTATATTACACAGGATTTGGGAACCGCCTTGGAAAGAACAAATGAATTTAATCTTAGCAAAATGATTTATATCGTGGGAAACGAACAGGATTATCATTTTGCAATACTTAAAATTATTTTGAAAAAACTCGGTTACAACTGGGCTGATAATATATTTCATTTGTCGTATGGCATGGTTGAATTGCCATCGGGAAAAATGAAATCAAGAGAAGGAAAAGTTGTAGACGCTGATGACTTAATTAATGAAATGCTCGAAACTGCAAGGAATATAACAAAAGAACTAGGAAAAATTGAAGGAATGAGTTTTGAGGAAGCACAGGATTTGTATCGTAAAATTGGTTTGGGTGCATTGAAATATTTTATTTTGAAAATTGACCCGAAAAAAAATATGTTGTTCAGTCCCGACGAATCTATTGATTTTAATGGAAATACAGCGCCATTCATTCAATATACCTTTGCCCGCATACAATCAATACTACGAAAAAGCGAAAGCATGGAAATTAAGCCGGTTCTTGCTCAGGGTATTGCTCTGAACGAAAAAGAAAAAGAACTTATAAAATTAATTTATTATTTTCCGCAAATAATAAAACAAGCGGCAGAAGAATACAGTCCTGCTGTAATTGCAAATTATGCTTATACTCTTGCAAAAGAATATAATCAGTTTTATCACGATTATCCGATTCTGAAAGCCGAAAACGAATCCTCAATGAATTTCAGATTAATATTATCTGCATTTATAGCAGAAGTTATTAAATCATCTTTGAAACTACTGGGAATTGATGTGCCATACAGGATGTAG